A single Eulemur rufifrons isolate Redbay chromosome 9, OSU_ERuf_1, whole genome shotgun sequence DNA region contains:
- the LOC138391959 gene encoding putative uncharacterized protein encoded by LINC00269 has translation CNLELLGSSNPPGSASQAAGTTGSCHHTRLVFKMGLELLTLSDPPTLASQSARITGMSHCAQPMSIFKEKKMKETLFLQAYLLTRLLKLKMKV, from the exons tgcaacctcgaactcctgggctcaagcaatcctcctggctcagcctcacaagcagctgggactacaggttcatgccaccacaccaggctagtttttaaaatg ggtcttgaactcttgaccttgagcgatccacccaccttggcttcccagagtgctaggattacaggcatgagccactgcgcccagccaatgtcaattttcaaagagaaaaaaatgaaagaaactttaTTTCTCCAAGCTTATCTACTGACCCGTCTAttaaagctaaaaatgaaagtttga